A segment of the Dehalococcoidales bacterium genome:
ATAAGGCCATACACGTCAATAGAGTTCATTAATGTAGTCGAACAAGTTCTCATAAAACACGAATCTCTTTCTGTAGAGGATGCGCACGAGATTGCAATTCGTATCATAGGAAAGACGAACAGCATTCGTGACGCGGTGCGTATCGCAAGGTTGTCTAAGAACATTGGGGTTAAACGAGCTATAGAACTGATAGTTGAATAAATATGATTGATTTAAGGAGGTGTACAAGGTGCGGTGTAAGCTAACTGTTCTGCACTTCTACAAGTTCCTGCGTTTTTGTAAGTCTTTCTGCAAAATATAGCAGCCCTAGAAAAATGAATGTACACTTTACTAACAAAGTAGACTGTATGTAAAGTTATTATAGTGCAGTATCTAACCGAAATAAAAATTGTGCCCAAGTGCACCAGTGATCCTAAACAGTATGTTTACAAACGCATCACAAACATGCTATAATATAGTAAAGCATAGGGGGTATATAAAAATGGTATTCAGAGATCCTAATGAATTCAACGACAATCAACACTTCTTCCCAAAGAAAGACGAAGATGAAGAAGAAAGAAAGGGAAGAACAGTAATCGATGAAGATGAGAATGAAGAAGAGAATGGAGATGAAGAAGAGGAAGAGGATGAAGAACAAGTAAAAAGTAAAGATCGGGATGTGGATCAAAACGAAAGTCAGGGCGAGGAGCAAAGCCGAAGTCAAGGTGAAAGCCGAATCCGGGGAGAAAATCCCGACGAAAATCCTGACGAAAATGAGAACGAAGATGAAGAAGAGAACATTCCCGAGTACATGAGGGATGAAGCGCCCAAGGGTAAAACCGCCTATGTTAAATGGGCGCTCTTACACGGTCAAAACGAGCAAGAGTTAACAGAGGCCGGACACAACGCTGGCACAATTCGTGTCGCCGCCCAAGAGCTCGAACGTGAGGGTCTTCGAAAACGACCTAACAAAAACGAGCTCAGGGCAATGAAGCGCGAAAGCGTGATGGCCTCAAAAGGAATGCAAGTTTTTTCAAAAGGTTCTCCTCCTGAAGCAATCATCAACAGTCTTCATATTCCACTGGCTGTCGGATCTGGTCCAAATGCCCAAATAGTTGAAGAATCAATCAAATTCGGTATGAGTCTTGTTGTTCTCGGCACCCGTATCTCCCAAGAACTCTCAGCAATTGGTACCCAACAAGCTCGTCCAATTATCGAAATGGCGAAGGACATGCGTGCCGGTGAACTTGCCGCTGCAAAAATGGCGTCTGAAGATACGGCTCAAGCTGCTGCCCAGGACGTCATGATGCAACTACAGCCTACGCTAGCAGACATCTATAACAAGATTCCTATTCAAGAAAAGAGAAGAAAGCAGGAACGTGTATCATCAGGTGAGAATCCAATGGCCAAAACCATGGCGAACATGATGAATCGTACGATGGTACCCATGATGGAATCAATAATGAACCAAATGTTACCTCCTGCATTTAGACAGCAAAAAGGAGACATCCCGGGTTGGGAGTCTGAAGAAGAAGAAGAGGAATAAAATAATGATAATTACCAATGGTATGTGTGAAGCGGTACTGGACTATCTTCGCAATACAAACACACAGTACGCGGTATTCTCAAAGCCAGATCGAGCAGTTGTTGCAATTGTTGGAGACAGCTCGAGAGTCGACTACGGGTTCATTTCCAGAATGACCAACGTACTCAGCGCACGTAGGTTATCAGAGAAAAATCGTCTCCTCAGCAAAACGTTCGGTGAAGCGATCAAATTCAACGGAGTTCAAATTAACGACGTCAACATCAAGCAGGGTGGTGTTCCTGTTATAATCGCCGGCCCCTGTGCGGTAGAAAGTGAAGAACAATACTTACGCATCGCGAGACAATGTAAAGAAGCAGGCGCGGACATCTTACGCGGCGGTGTCGTCAAGCCAAGAAGTTCTGTCCATTCCTGGCAGGGAATTGGCGGTGGTGCCCGAGACGAATTCGAAGAAGGTTATTCCATAGTTGCTGATGTTGCCGAAGAGCTCAACATGCCGGTAGTGAGCGAGACACGTGGTCAACAGCACGTCAAGGCAGCCGCACAGACACTTTCGATGTTACAGATCGGCGCCCGTAACATGTACAACCAGGACTTGTTAAATGACGTTGGCCATGAAGGACTCCCTGTTCTCTACAAAAGGAACTTCGGCGCCAGTATCGAAGAGTATCTTTCCTTCGCGGAATACATTCTCGCTACAGGCAATGCAAACGTCGTGCTCTGCGAACGC
Coding sequences within it:
- a CDS encoding AAA family ATPase; this encodes IRPYTSIEFINVVEQVLIKHESLSVEDAHEIAIRIIGKTNSIRDAVRIARLSKNIGVKRAIELIVE
- the aroF gene encoding 3-deoxy-7-phosphoheptulonate synthase; this encodes MIITNGMCEAVLDYLRNTNTQYAVFSKPDRAVVAIVGDSSRVDYGFISRMTNVLSARRLSEKNRLLSKTFGEAIKFNGVQINDVNIKQGGVPVIIAGPCAVESEEQYLRIARQCKEAGADILRGGVVKPRSSVHSWQGIGGGARDEFEEGYSIVADVAEELNMPVVSETRGQQHVKAAAQTLSMLQIGARNMYNQDLLNDVGHEGLPVLYKRNFGASIEEYLSFAEYILATGNANVVLCERGMLPFGLYKSASPTRYIMEISAIPVIHSLTYLPVIADPSHGTGRRDMVEDMAYAAIAAGADGLMIEVHDDPDNALVDGPQQITPSTLERIIKKCRAIYEIRSTK